The Vannielia litorea genome segment GTTTCGGAGATTGCGCAGAAGGCGGTGCGGGAGGTGGAGTATCACCTCGAGCGGTCCTCGGCGCAGGTGATCGCGCTGGGCGATGGCACCGAGGAAAGCCACGGGCGGATGCAGGCGGCGCTCGATTGGCTCTGGCCCTGGGCCGGCGAGGCGCTGGTGGCTGATCCGGTGGATGTGGCGCTGGCGGAGGCCGGGGTTGCGCCCTCGGTGGAGGAGTTGCGGCCGGGCTGGGAGGCAACGCTGCGCGCCGTGCTGGGGGAGGCGACGCTGAACATCCCCGAGAGCGAGTTTGCCCATCGCGGCGGGAAGGACGGCAAGCGGCATTCAGAGGCGCTGGGGCATCTGCTGACCCAGATGCAATGGCTCCAGCGGGCCTATCCGGGGGCGGAGTGGTGAGCATGGCCGAGGTGCGGCTGTCGGAGGCGGAGGTCTGGGAGGTGCTGGGCGGCGTGCCGGACCCGGAGATTCCGGTGATCTCTCTT includes the following:
- the paaC gene encoding 1,2-phenylacetyl-CoA epoxidase subunit PaaC, producing the protein MLDGGMDPVGALALRMGDNALILGHRVSEWCGRAPVLEEDIALANIALDLIGQAQLWLGLAGEADGRSADELAFLRDAWDFRCLLLVEQPNGDFGRTVMRQFLFDAWHVEMLRGLCGSREPRVSEIAQKAVREVEYHLERSSAQVIALGDGTEESHGRMQAALDWLWPWAGEALVADPVDVALAEAGVAPSVEELRPGWEATLRAVLGEATLNIPESEFAHRGGKDGKRHSEALGHLLTQMQWLQRAYPGAEW